The following coding sequences lie in one Manis javanica isolate MJ-LG chromosome X, MJ_LKY, whole genome shotgun sequence genomic window:
- the LOC140847439 gene encoding melanoma-associated antigen 10-like translates to MAGPPPKRRRYMPEEGLPTLTETQGLVGAQDPGATEEVASSSSSRSSASTASSSFLSSASCFAHISGGEEEVSMVSPTPSPVQGPERACPSPTASASVPPTQSDGGSGSAMEVGLGTPQVLSSFPSIVIHDKAAQLVAFLLLKYVAMESTTKAEMLEVLGLDHQDQFPVIFSRVSECLQLAFRIDMEEGDPSDHSYMLVTFPGLNYSGLLSYEHSLPKSGLLLFLLTIIFLEGGSVPEAKVWEMLCVIGIFPGRAHVIFGDPRELIAQVWVREQYLEYRQVPDRDPARFHLLWGCRAHMETHRVKVLEFMAKVKDCTAIASLTCYD, encoded by the coding sequence ATGGCTGGTCCTCCCCCGAAGCGACGGCGCTACATGCCCGAGGAAGGCCTTCCGACCCTCACGGAGACCCAGGGCCTCGTGGGTGCACAGGACCCTGGGGCGACAGAGGAggttgcttcctcctcctcctccaggtcctCCGCCTCCACCGcgtcctcctccttcctctcctctgcctcttgCTTTGCTCATATCTCAGGCGGTGAGGAAGAGGTTTCTATGGTCTCACCAACCCCGAGTCCCGTTCAGGGCCCTGAgcgtgcctgcccctcccccactgcctctgCCTCCGTGCCACCCACACAATCCGATGGTGGCTCCGGCAGCGCAATGGAGGTGGGTCTGGGCACGCCACAGGTCCTTAGTTCCTTTCCCAGTATCGTGATTCACGACAAAGCAGCTCAGCTGgtggccttcctgctcctcaaGTATGTTGCCATGGAGTCGACCACGAAGGCGGAGATGCTGGAGGTGCTGGGCCTGGATCACCAGGACCAGTTCCCTGTGATCTTCAGCCGCGTCTCCGAGTGCTTGCAGCTGGCCTTTCGCATCGACATGGAGGAAGGGGATCCCAGCGACCACTCCTACATGCTCGTCACATTCCCGGGCCTCAACTACAGCGGGCTGCTGAGCTATGAGCACAGCTTGCCCAAAAGCGGCCTCCTGCTGTTTCTCCTGACCATAATCTTCCTGGAGGGTGGCTCAGTCCCTGAGGCAAAGGTGTGGGAAATGCTGTGTGTCATAGGGATATTTCCCGGGAGGGCGCACGTCATCTTCGGGGACCCCAGGGAGCTCATCGCCCAGGTCTGGGTGCGGGAGCAGTACCTGGAGTACCGGCAGGTGCCCGACAGGGATCCCGCTCGCTTCCACCTGCTTTGGGGATGCAGGGCGCACATGGAGACCCACAGGGTGAAAGTCCTGGAGTTTATGGCCAAGGTCAAAGATTGCACCGCTATTGCCTCTCTGACCTGCTATGATTAG